In one Vulgatibacter incomptus genomic region, the following are encoded:
- the clpS gene encoding ATP-dependent Clp protease adapter ClpS, translated as MAGRFEDEEQGVVTRPKNERKLARPPMWKVLIHNDDYTTREFVVWVLEGVFRHSEADATQIMLHVHNRGMGVAGVYPHDVAETKVEKVRALAKENEFPLLCTMEPE; from the coding sequence ATGGCTGGACGCTTCGAAGACGAAGAGCAGGGGGTCGTCACCCGACCCAAGAACGAGCGGAAGCTCGCGCGGCCGCCGATGTGGAAGGTGCTGATCCACAACGACGACTACACGACGAGGGAGTTCGTGGTCTGGGTGCTGGAGGGCGTGTTCCGCCACTCGGAGGCGGACGCGACGCAGATCATGCTCCACGTGCACAACCGGGGCATGGGGGTGGCAGGCGTCTATCCCCACGACGTCGCCGAGACCAAGGTGGAGAAGGTGAGGGCGCTGGCGAAGGAAAACGAGTTTCCGTTGTTGTGTACGATGGAGCCCGAATAA
- a CDS encoding peptide MFS transporter produces MSMPATVATPTPEFVAPAGGRTLFGHPIGLAVLFLTEMWERFSYYGMRGLLVLYMTDYLFLQGKAADVLGYAAIGNALGSVFGEMNVQQFSSQIYGLYTGLVYLTPFFGGMLADKILGQRKTVVIGGILMAIGHFLMAFETLFFVALFFLILGNGAFKPNISTQVGNLYPQGDPRRDRAFSIFYVGINVGAFFSNLVCGTLAFTVGWHYGFGAAGVGMVIGVIIYLAGQRFLAPDNVMKTAAAHATEKQPLTKAEWRRVWSLVILCLLNVVFWAVYEQQGNTMQIWADKQTIWPTLFGWQIPSPWFQSFNPFFIFTLTPLIVAFWAWQSQRKKEPSSVTKMAIGCLILGLSFIVMVVGAKLIGDGQGSLLWPVVCTLLLTVGELYLSPVGLSLVTKVAPARIVSMMMGMWFLSSFLGNYLSGFIGTFYSVISKEMFFLLLTVLGVGAGVAIAVLNRPLQRAMASTDEQPAAAA; encoded by the coding sequence ATGAGCATGCCTGCCACAGTGGCCACCCCCACTCCCGAGTTCGTCGCACCCGCCGGCGGCCGGACCCTCTTCGGCCACCCCATCGGCCTCGCCGTCCTCTTCCTCACGGAGATGTGGGAGCGCTTCTCGTACTACGGGATGCGCGGGCTGCTCGTTCTCTACATGACGGACTACCTCTTCCTCCAGGGGAAGGCGGCGGACGTCCTCGGCTACGCGGCGATCGGGAACGCGCTCGGCTCGGTCTTCGGCGAGATGAACGTCCAGCAGTTCTCGTCGCAGATCTACGGCCTCTACACGGGCCTCGTCTATCTGACGCCCTTCTTCGGCGGCATGCTGGCGGACAAGATCCTCGGCCAGCGCAAGACGGTGGTGATCGGCGGCATCCTGATGGCCATCGGTCACTTCCTGATGGCCTTCGAGACGCTCTTCTTCGTGGCGCTCTTCTTCCTGATCCTCGGCAACGGCGCCTTCAAGCCGAACATCTCCACCCAGGTGGGCAACCTCTATCCCCAGGGTGATCCCCGCCGCGACCGCGCCTTCTCGATCTTCTACGTGGGCATCAACGTCGGCGCGTTCTTCTCCAACCTGGTCTGCGGCACGCTGGCGTTCACGGTGGGCTGGCACTACGGCTTCGGCGCCGCCGGCGTCGGCATGGTCATCGGCGTGATCATCTACCTGGCGGGCCAGCGCTTCCTCGCGCCCGACAACGTGATGAAGACGGCGGCGGCCCACGCCACGGAGAAGCAGCCCCTCACGAAGGCCGAGTGGCGGCGCGTCTGGTCGCTCGTGATCCTCTGCCTCCTCAACGTGGTCTTCTGGGCGGTCTACGAGCAGCAGGGCAACACCATGCAGATCTGGGCCGACAAGCAGACGATCTGGCCCACGCTCTTCGGCTGGCAGATCCCGAGCCCCTGGTTCCAGTCGTTCAACCCCTTCTTCATCTTCACGCTCACGCCGCTGATCGTGGCCTTCTGGGCGTGGCAGTCGCAGCGGAAGAAGGAGCCGTCGAGCGTCACCAAGATGGCGATCGGCTGCCTGATCCTCGGCCTCTCCTTCATCGTGATGGTGGTGGGCGCGAAGCTCATCGGCGACGGCCAGGGGAGCCTGCTCTGGCCGGTGGTCTGCACCCTCCTCCTCACCGTCGGCGAGCTCTACCTCTCGCCCGTGGGCCTCTCGCTGGTGACCAAGGTCGCCCCCGCCCGGATCGTCTCGATGATGATGGGCATGTGGTTCCTCTCCAGCTTCCTGGGGAACTACCTCTCCGGCTTCATCGGCACCTTCTACTCGGTGATTTCCAAGGAGATGTTCTTCCTCCTCCTCACCGTGCTGGGTGTCGGCGCAGGCGTGGCGATCGCCGTGCTGAACCGGCCGCTCCAGCGGGCGATGGCCTCGACCGACGAGCAGCCCGCAGCCGCCGCCTAG
- a CDS encoding OmpP1/FadL family transporter — protein sequence MKKILATGICTLITAVSAPAWASGILAARFGGELGHPTTSNPTAIFYNPAGLALESGTRIYADGTFAYRHASYDRPADAISRIGPNVFGFTPEDGIAANSGKGELNNFIASPFVAAVSDFGIRNFALGAAFYVPYGGTAKWGLRKDFEGTEAGAKFPGGVDGPQRWFTEDGKIQSLFITGAAAYRLRHPRLSFGLGVSAVNNVLHTVRARNLDGSDDLVNGDGSLKEGRSLVHASSWTVAVNAGVIWQPWRRVWLGASYLSQPGFGENTLDGTLTTGFLGFASDQKIKLKQSMPDIWRLGGRWRPSDDVELRLFGEYVRWSRFKRQCFLAADVDDANCDLNPDGSEGPNARGVVQNIPREWRDAFGVRVGGSYWLSPPIEVFVGGGYDSNAIPNKTMDPSLYDMHKLTAALGARFEIGKNIALAGTFTQVFYFTRDVPVAESQPFEGATKQPNSGGTYKQLISVLDVNAQYRF from the coding sequence GTGAAAAAGATCCTAGCGACTGGCATCTGCACCCTGATCACGGCCGTCTCGGCCCCCGCTTGGGCCAGCGGCATCCTCGCCGCGCGCTTCGGTGGAGAACTTGGCCATCCCACCACGTCGAATCCCACCGCGATCTTCTACAACCCGGCCGGGCTCGCGCTCGAGTCGGGCACGCGGATCTACGCCGACGGGACCTTCGCGTACCGCCACGCCAGCTACGATCGGCCCGCCGACGCGATCAGCCGGATCGGGCCGAACGTGTTCGGGTTCACCCCGGAGGACGGCATCGCCGCCAACTCCGGCAAGGGGGAGCTGAACAACTTCATCGCCTCCCCCTTCGTCGCCGCGGTCTCCGACTTTGGCATCCGGAACTTCGCCCTGGGCGCCGCCTTCTACGTGCCCTACGGCGGCACCGCCAAGTGGGGCCTGAGGAAGGACTTCGAAGGCACCGAGGCTGGCGCGAAGTTCCCGGGCGGCGTGGACGGCCCCCAGCGCTGGTTCACCGAGGACGGCAAGATCCAGTCGCTCTTCATCACCGGCGCGGCGGCCTACCGCCTGCGGCATCCCCGGCTCTCGTTCGGCCTCGGCGTCAGCGCCGTGAACAACGTCCTCCACACCGTCCGGGCGCGAAACCTCGACGGCTCCGACGACCTCGTGAACGGCGACGGCTCCCTGAAAGAGGGCCGCAGCCTGGTCCACGCCTCGAGCTGGACCGTCGCCGTCAACGCCGGCGTGATCTGGCAGCCGTGGCGGCGCGTCTGGCTCGGCGCCTCCTACCTGAGCCAGCCCGGCTTCGGGGAGAACACCCTCGACGGCACGCTCACCACGGGCTTCCTGGGATTCGCAAGCGACCAGAAGATCAAGCTCAAGCAGAGCATGCCCGACATCTGGCGACTCGGCGGCCGCTGGCGGCCCTCGGACGACGTAGAGCTCCGGCTCTTCGGCGAATACGTGCGCTGGAGCAGGTTCAAGCGCCAGTGCTTCCTCGCCGCCGACGTGGACGACGCCAACTGCGACCTGAACCCCGACGGCTCCGAGGGGCCGAACGCGAGGGGCGTCGTGCAGAACATTCCCCGGGAGTGGAGGGACGCGTTCGGCGTCCGGGTCGGCGGCTCGTATTGGCTGAGCCCGCCGATCGAGGTCTTCGTCGGCGGCGGCTACGACTCCAACGCCATCCCGAACAAGACGATGGATCCCTCGCTCTACGACATGCACAAGCTCACCGCCGCCCTGGGCGCGCGCTTCGAGATTGGCAAGAACATCGCCCTCGCCGGGACCTTCACCCAGGTCTTCTACTTCACCCGGGACGTCCCGGTCGCCGAGAGCCAGCCCTTCGAGGGCGCCACCAAGCAGCCCAACTCCGGCGGCACCTACAAGCAGCTCATCAGCGTCCTCGACGTGAACGCCCAGTACCGCTTCTGA
- a CDS encoding Fur family transcriptional regulator, whose translation MDTKASSSEDSASRNLLAQRGLRVTEQRLALLRELSLVPRPISHSELTERLAGAGLDRATVYRNLLSLAEAGILVRTQLGDQVWRYELPVTKGARHGVHPHLVCGDCGQVRCLPADAVSLHGEAEQSEVAEVQLRGRCSPCARGRA comes from the coding sequence GTGGACACCAAGGCATCCAGCTCCGAGGATTCGGCCTCCCGGAATCTCCTCGCCCAGCGCGGCCTGCGGGTCACGGAGCAGCGCCTCGCCCTCCTCCGCGAGCTCTCCCTGGTGCCGCGACCGATCAGCCATTCGGAGCTCACCGAGAGGCTGGCGGGAGCCGGCCTCGACCGCGCCACGGTCTACCGCAACCTGCTCTCGCTGGCGGAGGCCGGGATCCTCGTCCGCACCCAGCTCGGCGACCAGGTTTGGCGCTACGAGCTACCGGTGACGAAGGGCGCCCGTCACGGCGTCCACCCGCACCTCGTCTGCGGCGACTGCGGCCAGGTCCGCTGCCTCCCCGCCGACGCGGTCAGCCTCCACGGCGAGGCCGAGCAGAGCGAGGTTGCCGAGGTCCAGCTTCGGGGACGCTGCTCCCCCTGCGCCCGCGGGCGCGCCTGA
- a CDS encoding hemolysin family protein, which yields MNSLKAEGADILAVILIVLGLVLLHGLWAGGEVAILAVGRARLRELTEEERRGARSLARLRDVPERVVAWSRTATIAVTVAAGALAGSYFVRELGPTIGTAPALLVVIAASTFLFVVFGALVPIALGVRGSERWALWTAGLFRFLSLPFRPLVWIARASSSAILTLFGGETSFSEARIAPEEIQEELEEAARAGVIDPNAGRIAARALEFGELLVAEVMIPRNRVIAVPRDVTQEELRRTLLEERHTRMPIFEGTIDNVVGYLSIKDVLLFAWESQVVVVDDLVRPAYFVPETMHAVSLLREMQLRRISLAIAVEESGGMAGIVTIEDLVEELVGEIFSEEEAQVPETIHVEANHTALVLGIAPIRDVNRELDLDLPEGDGWSTIAGLCIDLAGRIPGKGERYVAPDGTVLEICEATPRRVRTVRVHPAEHVRP from the coding sequence GTGAATAGCCTAAAGGCAGAGGGTGCCGACATTCTCGCCGTCATCTTGATCGTCCTCGGCTTGGTGCTGCTCCACGGCCTCTGGGCCGGTGGGGAGGTGGCGATCCTCGCAGTGGGCCGGGCCCGGTTGCGGGAGCTGACCGAGGAGGAGCGGCGCGGCGCTCGCTCCCTCGCGCGCCTGCGGGACGTCCCCGAGCGCGTGGTGGCCTGGAGCCGCACGGCGACCATTGCCGTCACGGTGGCGGCGGGCGCGCTCGCCGGCTCGTACTTCGTGCGCGAGCTCGGCCCCACGATCGGCACGGCGCCGGCGCTGCTGGTGGTGATCGCGGCGTCGACCTTCCTCTTCGTGGTCTTCGGCGCGCTGGTGCCGATCGCGCTCGGCGTGCGCGGCTCGGAACGCTGGGCGCTCTGGACGGCGGGCCTCTTCCGATTCCTGTCGCTGCCGTTTCGCCCCCTGGTGTGGATCGCGAGGGCCTCGTCGAGCGCGATCTTGACGCTCTTCGGCGGCGAGACCTCGTTCAGCGAGGCCCGGATCGCTCCCGAGGAGATCCAGGAGGAGCTCGAGGAGGCGGCGAGGGCCGGCGTGATCGATCCGAACGCCGGCCGGATCGCGGCGCGCGCCCTGGAGTTCGGCGAGCTCCTGGTCGCCGAGGTCATGATCCCGCGCAACCGCGTGATCGCCGTCCCCAGGGACGTGACGCAGGAGGAGCTGCGCAGGACGCTCCTCGAGGAGCGCCACACCCGCATGCCGATCTTCGAGGGGACGATCGACAACGTGGTCGGCTACCTCTCGATCAAGGACGTGCTCCTCTTCGCGTGGGAGTCGCAGGTCGTCGTGGTGGACGACCTGGTCCGCCCGGCCTACTTCGTGCCGGAGACGATGCACGCGGTGTCGCTCCTTCGCGAGATGCAGCTCCGGCGGATCTCGCTGGCGATCGCGGTGGAGGAGTCCGGCGGAATGGCCGGGATCGTCACCATCGAGGACCTGGTGGAGGAGCTCGTCGGCGAGATCTTCAGCGAGGAGGAGGCGCAGGTCCCGGAGACGATCCACGTCGAGGCGAACCACACGGCGCTGGTGCTGGGTATCGCCCCGATCCGGGACGTGAACCGCGAGCTCGATCTGGACCTCCCGGAAGGCGACGGCTGGTCGACGATCGCCGGCCTCTGCATCGATCTCGCTGGCCGGATCCCCGGAAAGGGCGAGCGCTACGTGGCGCCGGACGGGACGGTCCTGGAGATCTGCGAGGCGACGCCCAGAAGGGTGCGCACGGTGCGGGTCCACCCGGCAGAGCACGTCCGTCCGTGA
- the topA gene encoding type I DNA topoisomerase: MSRNANSRTLVIVESPTKAKTIRKFLPPGYKVEACMGHVRDLPTSAAEIPEKVKKEPWARLGVDVDKGFEPLYVVPKKKTKVVRELKDLLKDADHLLLATDEDREGESISWHLLELLKPKVPFERLVFHEITKDAIHRALENPRSLDDRLVRAQETRRILDRLVGYGLSPLLWSKIAFGLSAGRVQSVAVHVIVQRERERMAFRKASFWDLLATVSKGERFDARLTHVGANRVATGKDFDESTGALKKAEGLVHLDEAKAHELRRRLEPLPFVVKSVEEKPVTRRPPPPLITSTMQQEANRKLGMSAQETMRVAQSLYERGLITYMRTDSVHLSNEAIHAARGCVESRFGAEYLAPGVRQYKTSTKGAQEAHEAIRPSTHFTPPKETGLVGRDYDLYELIWMRTVATQMADARQTQIAVKIEAGDSTFAASGLRIVFPGFLRAYVEGSDDAQAALEERERLLPALKAGDTLRLDKLEAEGHETKPPPRYTEASLIQLMEKEGIGRPSTFATIVATIIDRGYVVKQANQLVPTFTAFVVSDLLENHFPDLVDLGFTSQMEQSLDAIAEGQLESQPYLRQFYMGDRGLKTRIDEQASEIDPKDAKLVKLPTELPGVEIHVGKFGPYLELQAGEAEARKASIPDDVAPGDLTSDRVQDILEKYERREQGIGQDPDTGKPVYLKTGSYGPYVQLGDAADEEKPKRASLPPGVQLQDVDLGLALKILELPRLLGTHPADGKEVRAGLGRFGPYVVHDGDFRSLKKDDDVLRVDLARALELLSVPKGRGRGQAEPLRQVGAHPADGQPIQLYSGRYGFYVKHGDTTATVSKDASFDPQALTVEQAVEALAAAPAGKKKRPAARKAASGAKAAASKEKAPAKKSAAPKKKAEASSDAPKAARTTKSAPSSGNSAAPKKVAARKTTKP, translated from the coding sequence ATGTCGCGCAACGCAAACAGCCGGACCCTGGTGATCGTCGAGTCTCCGACCAAGGCGAAGACGATCCGCAAGTTCCTGCCGCCCGGCTACAAGGTCGAGGCCTGCATGGGCCACGTCCGCGACCTGCCCACCAGCGCCGCCGAGATCCCCGAGAAGGTGAAGAAGGAGCCCTGGGCCCGCCTCGGCGTCGACGTGGACAAGGGCTTCGAGCCCCTCTACGTCGTCCCCAAGAAGAAGACCAAGGTGGTCCGCGAGCTGAAGGATCTGCTCAAGGACGCCGACCACCTCCTCCTCGCGACCGACGAAGACCGCGAAGGCGAGTCGATCTCCTGGCACCTGCTGGAGCTCCTCAAGCCCAAGGTCCCCTTCGAGCGCCTGGTCTTCCACGAGATCACCAAGGACGCCATCCACCGCGCCCTGGAGAACCCCCGCTCCCTCGACGATCGCCTCGTGCGCGCCCAGGAGACCCGGCGGATCCTGGATCGCCTGGTGGGCTACGGCCTCTCCCCGCTCCTCTGGTCGAAGATCGCCTTCGGCCTCTCCGCCGGCCGCGTGCAGTCGGTGGCGGTGCACGTGATCGTGCAGCGCGAGCGCGAGCGCATGGCGTTCCGCAAGGCGAGCTTCTGGGATCTCCTCGCCACGGTCTCAAAGGGAGAGCGCTTCGACGCCCGCCTCACCCACGTGGGGGCCAACCGGGTCGCCACCGGCAAGGACTTCGACGAGAGCACCGGCGCGCTGAAGAAGGCGGAGGGTCTGGTCCACCTCGACGAGGCCAAGGCCCACGAGCTGCGCAGGCGCCTCGAGCCGCTGCCCTTCGTAGTGAAGTCGGTCGAGGAGAAGCCCGTCACCCGCAGGCCTCCCCCGCCGCTGATCACCTCCACCATGCAGCAGGAGGCGAACCGCAAGCTGGGGATGAGCGCCCAGGAGACGATGCGCGTGGCGCAGTCGCTCTACGAGCGCGGCCTCATCACCTACATGCGTACCGACTCGGTGCACCTCTCGAACGAGGCGATCCACGCGGCCCGGGGCTGCGTCGAGAGCCGCTTCGGCGCCGAGTACCTCGCCCCCGGCGTGCGCCAGTACAAGACCAGCACCAAGGGCGCCCAGGAGGCCCACGAGGCCATCCGTCCGTCGACGCACTTCACGCCCCCGAAGGAGACGGGCCTCGTTGGCCGCGATTACGACCTCTACGAGCTGATCTGGATGCGCACCGTCGCCACCCAGATGGCCGACGCGCGCCAGACCCAGATCGCCGTGAAGATCGAGGCCGGCGATTCGACCTTCGCCGCCAGCGGGCTGCGGATCGTCTTCCCCGGCTTCCTCCGCGCGTACGTGGAGGGCTCCGACGACGCCCAGGCGGCGCTGGAGGAGCGGGAGCGCCTCCTCCCCGCCCTCAAGGCTGGCGACACCCTCCGGCTCGACAAGCTCGAGGCCGAGGGCCACGAGACCAAGCCGCCGCCCCGCTACACCGAAGCCTCGCTGATCCAGCTCATGGAGAAGGAGGGCATCGGCAGGCCTTCGACCTTCGCCACCATCGTCGCGACGATCATCGACCGCGGCTACGTGGTGAAGCAGGCGAACCAGCTCGTCCCCACGTTCACCGCCTTCGTGGTCTCCGACCTCCTCGAGAACCACTTCCCCGATCTCGTGGACCTCGGCTTCACCAGCCAGATGGAGCAGTCCCTCGACGCGATCGCAGAGGGGCAGCTCGAGTCACAGCCCTACCTGCGCCAGTTCTACATGGGCGACCGCGGGCTGAAGACGCGCATCGACGAGCAGGCGTCGGAGATCGATCCCAAGGACGCCAAGCTGGTGAAGCTCCCCACCGAGCTGCCGGGCGTAGAGATCCACGTCGGCAAATTCGGCCCCTACCTCGAGCTCCAGGCCGGGGAGGCCGAGGCCCGCAAGGCGTCGATCCCCGACGACGTGGCGCCGGGCGACCTCACCTCCGACCGCGTTCAGGACATCCTCGAGAAGTACGAGAGGCGCGAGCAGGGAATCGGTCAGGATCCCGATACCGGCAAGCCCGTCTACCTGAAGACCGGCAGCTACGGCCCCTACGTGCAGCTCGGCGACGCCGCGGACGAGGAGAAGCCCAAGCGGGCCAGCCTACCGCCCGGCGTCCAGCTCCAGGACGTCGACCTCGGCCTCGCGCTGAAGATCCTCGAGCTCCCGCGGCTCCTCGGCACCCACCCCGCCGACGGCAAGGAGGTCCGCGCCGGCCTCGGCCGCTTCGGGCCCTACGTCGTCCACGACGGCGACTTCCGCTCGCTCAAGAAGGACGACGACGTCCTCAGGGTGGATCTGGCCCGCGCCCTCGAGCTCCTCTCCGTGCCCAAGGGGCGCGGCAGGGGCCAGGCGGAGCCGCTGCGCCAGGTGGGCGCCCACCCTGCCGACGGCCAGCCGATCCAGCTCTACTCGGGCCGCTATGGCTTCTACGTGAAGCACGGCGACACCACCGCCACCGTGAGCAAGGACGCCTCCTTCGACCCGCAGGCGCTCACCGTGGAGCAGGCGGTGGAGGCCCTCGCCGCCGCGCCAGCGGGCAAGAAGAAGCGCCCCGCCGCGCGCAAGGCCGCCTCCGGCGCCAAGGCCGCTGCCTCCAAGGAGAAGGCCCCGGCGAAGAAGTCCGCCGCGCCCAAGAAGAAGGCCGAGGCATCGAGCGACGCTCCCAAGGCGGCGAGGACGACCAAGTCCGCGCCCTCGAGCGGCAACTCCGCCGCTCCCAAGAAGGTCGCCGCCCGGAAGACCACCAAGCCGTAG
- a CDS encoding vanadium-dependent haloperoxidase encodes MKFDIRALRAGIVLVFAASLAACGGDSPGGPHADEPWQLVARDGAEALLAVGGRSSTDVFAVGADRGRGPLVLHYDGAAWSRVDTGHRGDLWWVFAVPGGKVLMGGAAATVLEYDGSAFTRMKTPGLARHTIYGIWGRSPNDVYAVGSLSGRSGFVWHFDGSEWRDLPLPLDELPRTADGDIPGFFKVSGDANDVWIVGARGVILRSHGGGPLERIASGTDTRLLTIDAAGGRVAAVGGEGSGALVELGDGGTFVDHAPEACPLLQGIALASDGRGVAVGMSGIVLERKGGSWERVNHRLSVEAESLHAVWGDEKGGIWAVGGNVLTSRLDGGVLLHRGSGLPAVPEALLKLPKQPDGPATCPAAAIDPAPGGSIARRWNEQILGAIRRDLPQPGVHARNLFHLSAAIWDAWAAYDPAADGVFFVEKQIADDVVADRQEAISHAAFGVLSHRYRRAIGGDTSLACFRSFMEKLGYDPDDTRVEGDSPASVGNRIAAAIIAAGADDGANEANAYADTTGFKSVNPPLVVDDPGATLVDPSVWQPLDLAVSLTQNGILNSAGPQKYIGANWGLVTPFAMTREAGSATYHDPGPAPVFGPELRDHAVELIRLSAELGDEERIDLSPGSMGNNTLGQNDGHGRALNPATGQPYPTQSVARGDFGRVLAEFWADGPRSETPPGHWNVIANAVADSPGFSRRLGGEGLVLDPLEWDVKVYLALNGAVHDAAIAAWELKRAYLTVRPISLVRYMGGLGQSTDSAGPAFHADGLPLIPGLIEVVTKESSAPGERHAKLARFVGQVAIRSWRGEPGDRVHEVGGSGWIRAVDWMPYQLRTFVTPAFPGFISGHSTFSRAAAEVLVGVTGSEFFPGGLGEFVARPGYLTFEEGPSTEVRLQWATYYDAADQAGRSRLWGGIHVSPDDVAGRLVGHRVGLGALAHAEEFFEGRAVR; translated from the coding sequence ATGAAGTTCGACATTCGTGCGCTTCGAGCAGGGATCGTTCTGGTTTTTGCTGCGTCGCTGGCGGCTTGCGGCGGTGATTCGCCCGGCGGGCCGCACGCGGACGAGCCCTGGCAGCTCGTAGCCCGAGACGGCGCGGAGGCCCTCCTCGCCGTGGGCGGTCGTTCGTCCACCGACGTCTTCGCCGTGGGCGCGGACAGGGGCCGCGGGCCCCTCGTGCTCCATTACGACGGCGCGGCGTGGTCGCGCGTGGACACCGGCCACCGCGGCGATCTCTGGTGGGTCTTCGCCGTGCCGGGCGGCAAGGTGCTCATGGGCGGGGCCGCCGCGACGGTGCTGGAGTACGACGGCTCGGCGTTCACGCGGATGAAGACGCCGGGCCTCGCGCGGCACACGATCTACGGTATCTGGGGTCGGTCTCCGAACGACGTCTACGCGGTCGGGAGCCTCTCCGGGCGAAGCGGCTTCGTCTGGCACTTCGACGGGAGCGAGTGGAGGGACCTGCCGCTTCCGCTCGACGAGCTGCCCCGCACCGCGGACGGCGACATCCCCGGCTTCTTCAAGGTCTCGGGAGACGCCAACGACGTCTGGATCGTCGGCGCCCGCGGCGTGATCCTGCGGTCCCATGGCGGCGGCCCCCTCGAGCGGATCGCGAGCGGGACCGACACGAGGCTCCTGACCATCGACGCGGCGGGTGGCCGGGTGGCGGCGGTTGGCGGCGAGGGCAGCGGCGCCCTGGTGGAGCTCGGCGACGGCGGCACCTTCGTCGACCACGCCCCCGAGGCCTGCCCCCTTCTCCAGGGGATCGCCCTCGCATCCGACGGCCGCGGGGTCGCGGTCGGGATGTCGGGGATCGTCCTCGAGCGGAAAGGCGGGAGCTGGGAGCGCGTGAACCATCGCCTCTCCGTAGAGGCGGAGTCCCTCCACGCGGTCTGGGGCGACGAGAAGGGCGGCATCTGGGCGGTGGGCGGCAACGTCCTCACCAGCCGCCTCGACGGTGGCGTGCTCCTCCACCGCGGGAGCGGTCTCCCCGCCGTCCCCGAGGCGCTCCTCAAGCTCCCGAAGCAGCCCGACGGACCTGCCACGTGCCCGGCGGCCGCGATCGATCCGGCGCCGGGCGGCTCGATCGCGCGGCGCTGGAACGAGCAGATCCTCGGCGCGATTCGCCGCGATCTGCCGCAGCCCGGCGTCCACGCCCGCAACCTCTTCCACCTCTCCGCCGCGATCTGGGACGCGTGGGCCGCCTACGATCCCGCCGCCGACGGCGTCTTCTTCGTGGAGAAGCAGATCGCGGACGACGTGGTCGCCGATCGGCAGGAGGCCATCAGCCACGCCGCGTTCGGTGTGCTCAGCCACCGGTATCGCCGCGCGATCGGCGGCGACACCTCCCTCGCCTGCTTCCGCTCGTTCATGGAGAAGCTGGGCTACGACCCTGACGACACCCGCGTGGAAGGCGACTCGCCCGCGTCTGTGGGCAATCGCATCGCCGCCGCCATCATCGCCGCCGGGGCCGACGACGGAGCCAACGAGGCCAACGCCTACGCCGACACCACCGGTTTCAAGAGCGTGAACCCGCCGCTCGTCGTCGACGATCCCGGCGCGACGCTCGTCGATCCTTCGGTGTGGCAGCCCCTCGACCTCGCCGTCTCCCTCACCCAGAACGGCATCCTCAATTCGGCGGGGCCGCAGAAATACATCGGCGCGAACTGGGGCCTCGTCACGCCCTTCGCCATGACGCGCGAGGCCGGCAGCGCCACGTACCACGATCCGGGCCCCGCGCCCGTCTTCGGGCCCGAGCTGCGCGACCACGCCGTCGAGCTCATCCGCCTCTCCGCCGAGCTCGGCGACGAGGAGCGTATCGACCTCTCGCCCGGCTCGATGGGCAACAACACCCTGGGTCAAAACGACGGACACGGGCGCGCCCTGAACCCCGCGACCGGGCAGCCGTACCCCACGCAGTCCGTGGCGAGGGGCGACTTCGGCAGGGTGCTCGCCGAGTTCTGGGCCGACGGACCCCGCTCCGAGACCCCGCCCGGCCACTGGAACGTGATCGCCAACGCGGTCGCGGACTCGCCGGGCTTCTCTCGCCGGCTGGGTGGCGAGGGCCTCGTGCTCGATCCGCTGGAGTGGGACGTGAAGGTCTACCTCGCCCTCAACGGCGCCGTGCACGACGCCGCCATCGCCGCGTGGGAGCTCAAGCGGGCGTACCTCACGGTCCGGCCCATCTCCCTCGTGCGCTACATGGGCGGCCTGGGGCAGAGCACCGATTCCGCCGGGCCCGCCTTCCACGCCGACGGCCTCCCCCTGATCCCCGGCCTCATCGAGGTCGTCACGAAGGAGAGCTCGGCGCCTGGCGAGCGGCACGCGAAGCTCGCGCGCTTCGTTGGGCAGGTCGCGATCCGCTCGTGGCGGGGCGAGCCCGGCGATCGGGTGCACGAGGTCGGCGGCTCAGGCTGGATCCGGGCCGTCGACTGGATGCCCTACCAGCTCCGCACCTTCGTAACGCCCGCCTTCCCGGGCTTCATCTCCGGCCACAGCACCTTTAGCCGCGCCGCAGCGGAGGTGCTCGTCGGAGTCACCGGAAGTGAGTTCTTCCCCGGCGGCCTCGGCGAGTTCGTCGCTCGCCCCGGCTACCTCACCTTCGAGGAGGGACCCTCCACGGAGGTGCGCCTCCAGTGGGCCACCTACTACGACGCCGCCGATCAGGCCGGCCGCTCTCGGCTCTGGGGCGGCATCCACGTCTCCCCCGACGACGTGGCCGGCCGCCTCGTCGGCCACCGGGTCGGGCTCGGCGCCCTGGCCCACGCCGAGGAGTTCTTCGAAGGCCGCGCCGTGCGCTGA